The following are encoded in a window of Narcine bancroftii isolate sNarBan1 chromosome 2, sNarBan1.hap1, whole genome shotgun sequence genomic DNA:
- the LOC138755665 gene encoding uncharacterized protein, whose protein sequence is MAIDANRLHLSFSCIRPQVFPMPSCIWMYSRDNTGRKLTRYMPGTCWPPAESDWANEAMRSPPGPAGTRVGVQPPDRIGCPKHRRRDLGCIRSNYVRQRLLKQSKLDLKRPINLAKLLEIALCNVEANRPTWGSPSWDADQQATGPLLCPINKPTTAAVSQGYCHLLARAITTSRTTNYNSWRKHQVERENSTVWKAIFLALKSRGLPVSHWHEILPEMLHTTQSLLCTATNTTLHERIFSFPRKSVLGTTLPSWLSSPGPILLQKHVKGYKTDPTLVKRVQLLHMTPPYMYVAYPDGHEETVSIQDLTHKAPPTHPPTPRGEYPPSSTLLSYFHGHTIHTVVPFPHSSQAVTFPADQHSSGGPG, encoded by the coding sequence ATGGCTATCGACGCAAACAGACTGCATCTATCCTTCTCCTGCATCAGACCCCAAGTGTTCCCAATGCCATCATGCATATGGATGTACTCAAGGGACAATACAGGAAGAAAGTTAACGAGGTATATGCCAGGCACGTGCTGGCCACCTGCAGAGAGCGACTGGGCGAATGAGGCGATGAGATCCCCTCCGGGCCCTGCTGGGACTCGTGTTGGTGTGCAACCTCCAGACAGAATTGGCTGCCCAAAACACAGAAGACGTGATCTGGGATGCATCAGGTCCAACTATGTACGGCAGAGGTTACTCAAGCAAAGTAAGTTAGACTTAAAAAGGCCGATCAATCTTGCAAAGTTGCTGGAGATCGCCCTCTGCAATGTGGAAGCAAACAGGCCCACATGGGGGTCACCATCCTGGGATGCAGATCAACAGGCCACTGGTCCACTACTGTGCCCGATTAACAAACCCACTACAGCTGCTGTCTCCCAGGGGTATTGCCACCTGCTGGCTAGGGCTatcaccaccagcaggaccacaaatTATAACTCCTGGAGGAAACATCAGGTTGAGAGAGAGAACAGCactgtgtggaaggccatcttCCTTGCCCTAAAGTCCAGGGGACTGCCTGTCTCCCACTGGCATGAAATCCTTCCAGAGATGCTCCACACCACTCAATCACTGctatgtactgccactaacactaCCCTTCACgaaagaattttctccttccccaggaagtccgtGTTGGGGACCACACTACCCTCCTGGCTGTCGTCTCCAGGACCAATTCTGCTACAAAAACATGTGAAGGGTTATAAAACTGACCCCACCCTGGTAAAAAGGGTTCAGCTCCTCCACATGACCCCCCCATACATGTATGTGGCCTACCCCGATGGGCATGAGGAAACGGTCTCCATCCAGGACCTCACTCACAaggctccccccacccacccccccacccccagaggaGAATACCCACCGAGCAGCACCCTCCTTTCCTACTTCCATGGACACACAATACATACTGTTGTACCCTTCCCCCACTCCAGCCAAGCCGTCACATTTCCAGCAGATCAACACAGCTCTGGAGGTCCGGGATGA